Genomic window (Flexivirga aerilata):
TACGACGTGACCCTCGACGATGACCGCACGGTCACCGTGACCAACCCGAGTGAGTTCCCCGAGGGCAAGATCGCCTCGATCACCGAACCCGTAGTGCGCGCAACGATTTTGGCGCCCAGCGAGTTCATCGGCTCGATCATGGAGCTGTGCCAGTCGCGGCGCGGCAACCTGCTCGGCATGGACTACCTCTCGCCCGAGCGGGTCGAGATGCGCTACACCCTGCCGCTCGCCGAGATCGTCTTCGACTTCTTCGACGCGCTGAAGTCCAAGACCCGCGGATATGCCTCTCTCGACTACGAACCCGACGGTGAGCAGACCGCCGACCTGGTCAAGGTCGACGTGCTCCTGCAGGGCGACAAGGTCGACGCGTTCTCCACGATCGTGCACCGGGACAAGGCCTACGCCTACGGCGTGATGATGGCCGGCAAGCTCAAGGACCTCATCCCGCGGCAGCAGTTCGAGGTGCCGATCCAGGCGGCCATCGGCTCGCGGGTGATCGCCCGCGAGACCATCCGCGCCATCCGCAAGGACGTGCTCGCCAAGTGCTACGGCGGCGACATCAGCCGCAAGCGCAAGCTGCTCGAGAAGCAGAAGGAGGGCAAGAAGCGGATGAAGATGGTCGGGTCGGTCGAGGTGCCGCAGGAGGCCTTCATCGCCGCGCTGTCCCAGGACGGCAGCGCCGTCGAGAAGGCGAAGAAGTAGGTGTCCGAGGCGTTTTCGGGTCCGGCGGCGCGCACGCGGTCGTTCACCCGCCGTGGTGGGCGCATGCCTCCCCGGCATCATCGCGCGCTCGCCGAGCACGGCTCGTCATACCTGATCGATGTGCCGATGCTGGGGGAGGGCACGCTGGTCGACCCGGCCTACCGGCTCGACGTGGCGGAGGCGTTCGGCAGGTCGGCGCCGCTGGTCGTCGAGATCGGCTCGGGCGGGGGTGACTGCGTCGTACACGCGGCGCAGGAGCATCCGGAGCTCGACTTCCTCGCCGTCGAGGTATGGCGCCCGGGCGTCGCGCAGACGATCGCCAAGGCGGTGCACGAGGACGTGCGCAACGTCCGGCTGATCTGTGCGGACGCGGCGCAGGCCCTGCCGGCGATGCTCGGCGACGGCAGCGTGCGTGAGTTGTGGACGTTCTTCCCCGACCCGTGGCCCAAGACCAAGCATCACAAGCGCCGGCTGGTGCAGCCCGAGTTTGCTGACAGGGTCGCCGCACTCCTTGAGCCGCAAGGTGTTTGGCGGCTTGCGACCGACTGGTCCGATTACGCCTGGCAGATCCGCGACGTCGTCGAGGGCTGCCCTGCACTGCGCAATCCGCATGCCGGCCGGCTGGCCGACCCCGGCGACCCGGAGGTCGACCCGCGCGGTGACCACGGCGGCTTCGCACCTCGCTTCGACGGCCGGGTGCTCACGCGCTTCGAGCGCAAGGGTTTGCGGGTGGGGCGCGTGGTGCGCGACGTCGAGGCAATTCGCGACTGAGGGTCGCGGCCGGCGGTTACTCATGAGTAACATGCCGGCATGACCTCGACCTACCAGCTCTACCGGCGACTGTCGGCCCGCCCGCTCGGCAAGCAGGTGTTCGGCATCGGCTTCATGCTGCGCGCGCCCTACTTCTCCACCGTGCAGCCGCAGGTGCTCGAGATGGCACCGAACCGCGCGGTCGTGCGGATCCGCAAATGGTGGGGCGTGCACAACCACATCGGCACGATCCACGCGATCGCGGTCGCCAACGGCATGGAGGCGGCGATGGGTCTGCTGGCCGAGGCGACGGTCAAGCCCGGAACTCGCTGGATTCCCAAGGGAATCGAGCTGCACTACCTCGCCAAGGTGACCAGTGCCGTCGAGTGCATCGCCGAGACCGACCCGGTCGACTGGGACAAGCCGCGTCCGCACGAGGTCACGGTGCGCCTCACCGGTCGTCTCGGGGACGGGACCGAGGTGGTCACCGGCCACATCCCGATCTGGGTCACCGACAACCCGCGCGGCTGAGCCGGTATGGCGGGCGCCCGGCTTCCGGTCGGGCTCGTTGTCGGGCGGTCGGGTCAGGGACGGTCGGCTCGGTCGGGTCTGGAGCGGTCGGCTCGGTCGGGTCTGGGGCGGTCTGGCCGGGACGGCTCTGGTCAGGGAGGCTTTGGTCAGGGCGGCTCGGGTCAGGGCGGCTCGGGTCAGCGGCGGGCTCTGGTCAGGGGCGGCTCGCGACGGCGAGCAGGTCGGCTGCGGCCCCACCGAGCCGCCGGGGCCCGGTCCAGACCGCGCGCAGCGGGCGCCGCAGGTCGAGCCCGGCGACCGGCACCTCGCACAGTGATCCGGCGGCCAGCGCGTCGTCCACCGCCAGCCGGCTGAGCACGGCGGGCGCACCACCGGAGGCGACACTGACCCGCACGGCGGCATTGCTGGGCAGCTCCATCGCCGGTTGCACCGGCCGGCCGAGGGCCTGGTCGAGCGCGACGCGGGTGCCCGACCCGGATTCCCTTGTCACCAAAGGGGTTTCGCTCAGCTCGTCGGCCGTCACCGGTCGCGAGCGCGTGCTCCACGGGTGGTCGGGTGAACAGACCAGCACGAGCTCGTCCTCGGCCACCACCAGATGGTGCACACCGCCCGGCGGGCGCGGGCCCTCCACGAAGCCGACGTCGCACCGGCCGGCGAGGAGGGTGTCGACGACTTCCTGGCTGTTGTGCACCTGCACCATCACCCGCACCTCCGGGCGGCGGGCGCGGAAGAGCGCGAGCCACGCGGGCAGCAGGTGCTCGGCCACCGTCTGACTCGCCGCGACCACGATCGTCTCGGTGCCGTCGGCGGCCAATGACCGTGCTCCGTCGACCACCTCGCGGGCCGCGTCCATCACCGTGCGCGACCAGTCGACCACGAGCAGTCCTGCCGGGGTGAGGCTCGAGCCGTGCGTCGAGCGATGCAGCAGGGACACCCCGAGGTGGCGCTCGAGCCGGGCGATCGAGCGACTGGCGTTGGGCTGCGCCATACCGGTTGCGCGGGCGCCGGCCGACAGGCTGCCGTGGTCGGCGACGGCCACGAGCAGTTCGAGTGCGCTGAGGTCCGGCCACGTGCTCATATGCACAGGATATATCGGTATGGGAAAGCAATGTCTACCGGTCGGCGGCGCCACGGATCGATGCTGTTCGGTATGACGAGTGCAGAGGGGCATGCGGCGGGTCATGCGGGGCGGGGCGGCGCCGCGGAGTTCGACGGCGCGCGGGTGCTGCGGGCGCTCGGACCGCTGCTGCCCGGCCTGCCGATCACGGTCGTGATCGCTTGTGGCGCAACGCTGCTCGGGCATTTCTTCCCGGTCGTCGGTGGCCCGGTGTTCGGGATCCTGCTGGGGCTGCTGGCGGGCACGGCCGTGTCGTGGCTGCGTGACGGCCAGGTCGCCGTCGGCGCCAGGTTCGCCGGGCGAGCGGTGCTGCAGGCGTCGGTCGTCGTGCTCGGCACCGGGCTGTCGCTCACGCAGGTGCTGGACGTCGGCGGCGGGTCGCTGCCGGTGATGTTCGGGACGCTGGCCGTCGCACTCGGGGGTGCCTACCTGCTCGGGAGGGTGTTGCGCATCAACACCGAACTCGCGACGTTGATCGGGGTCGGGACCGGCATCTGCGGTGCGTCGGCGATCGCGGCCGCTTCGGCCGTCATGCGGCCGAAGCAGAGCAACGTCGCCTACGCGATCGGCACGATCTTCACCTTCAACATCGCCGCGGTGCTGCTCTTCCCGCCGCTTGGGCACCTGCTCGGGCTGAGTGGTCATGCGTTCGGGTTGTGGAGCGGCACCGCGGTCAACGACACCTCGTCGGTGGTCGCCGCCGCCTACAGCTTCGGTGACGGTGCCGGTCCCTACGCGATCGTGGTGAAGCTGACCCGGTCGCTGATGATCATCCCGATCGTGATGGTGCTCGCGGTGCTCACGGCCAAGCGGGAGGCCGCGGCGCAAGGGGAGCAGGTGCGCATCCCCGTGCGCAAGATCGTGCCCGGCTTCCTGCTCGGCTTCCTTGCCGCCGCTGCGCTCAACTCGGCCGGCGCGATCCCGGCGGGCTGGCACGACGGGCTGACCCTCCTCGGGACCTTCCTGATCACCGTGGCGCTGACCGGCATCGGCCTCGGCCTGCGGCCCACCCAGTTGCGGAACGCGGGGCACCGGCCGTTGCTGCTCGGTGCGCTGTTGTGGGTGTGCGTCGCGGTCACCAGCCTGGGCTTGCAGGCGGTGACCGGGACGATCTGACCGGAGTGGGTGGCAGGGAGTGGGCGGTAGGCGCGGGTTGTGGTCGGGGGCGGCAGAGCGCGGGTTGTGGTCGGAGGGTGACAGGGCACGGGTGGTGCGAGGCGGGTAGTAGTCGCGGCTGGCCCTGGCGCCGGCTGGTCAGGTGGAGGTGCGGCCGGCCGGGGTTGGGCGAGAGTGTGCGCGAATTGCGGCCAGGGAGGCCGTGATTCGCCTATGCGAGGCCGCGCTGACGTCGTATCCGGCGGCGCGCAGACTCATGACGACGGCTCCCGTCATACCGTCGGCGACCGGGGTGAGTCCGGTCCAGCCGTGTTCGGTGAGCAGTGCCGAAAGTCGGTCCCGCAGTGCTTGCTGGTGGAAGAGCACGCTGCCGCCGACGACGAGTGCGGCCGGGTCCGGCGGTGCTCCGAGCGCGATCACCGTGCGCGCAAGTCCGGTGGCCGCCTCGTCGACGATGCGACGGGCGGTGTCGTCAGTTTCGCTGTGGGCGAAGGCAATCGGCGCGAACGTGGCGATGCCCGGCGCGCCGATTCGGTAGGTCGCGGTGACGAGCGCCTGCGCCGTCGCCTCGCGATCGGTGAGGTCGGTCGGCTGCCCGATGCCGGCCAGGACGGCGGTGGTCATGGACGTCGGCGCGCCGAAGCCGTCGATGTGGGCGGTGACTGCCCGCAGCACCCGGCGGGCGATCCAGAAGCCCGAGCCGACGTCACCGAGCAGCCAGCCGCGGCCGTCGACGGTGCGGGCCACCGCGCCGTCACGGACCGCTACGGCCGCCGCGCCGGTGCCGGACACCAGCGCGGCACCGTCCAGCTGATGGGTGCCGCTGGCGAAGATCGCCTCCAGGTCGCCGGCGATGGTGAGCTCGGCGGTCACGCCGAGGCGGGCGAGACCGCCCTCGACGCCGGGTGCCGCGGTGCGCGAGCCGGCCATCGCGGCGAGTGCGAAACCGACCTGCACCGGCTCCGCGCCGGCCTGCGACAGCGCCTCATCCGCAGCCGAATACATAGCATCGGCAACGGCATTCGCGCCGACCGCCGTCGGGTTGCCGGAGCCGGCGACGCCATAGCCGAAGCTTCGGCCGTCGCTGTCGTGCACGACCGCCCGGGTCGAGGTGCCGCCGGCGTCGATGGTGAGGAAGAGCGTGGTGTCCGGTCGGGCGTCCTCGGGCGCGTGGTCGCCGGGCGATGCCGTGCGGGTGGGGGACGGCGTGCGGGCAGGTGACGGCTGGCCGGCCTGCGCTGTCTGGCGGTCGGCCATGGTGCTCCTTCGGCGGTTGGTCGGTGGCGGCTCCGATGTTTGCACACGTCCCGCTGCGCGGGGTGGTGGACGTGCGGGTTGCGGGTGCACCGTGGCGCGGGGCGAGGGACCGCCTTCGCGGCCTCACTCCGCTTCGCTCCGCTAGCGCTCCGCTTCGCTTCATAGGGCCGCTCACGCGGCCCCTCGCCCCGCTCGGTGATCTCGCTGCTCACCTGATCGTGCTCCGTCCGCAACCTGGCGGCTGGGGTTCCGTTGGCGCTGGTGGAGTAGGACACGAGCAGCCCCTGATGGTGGTCGAGTAGGGCGGAGGAGCGAAGCGGGGGGAGCCCGTATCGAGACCACCCACCCCACCACGCAACACCATCCCACCGGCCACTGACAACCCTGTCGAATCTCACGAATCGCACTGGAAACAGACCGGATTCATCGCGTTCAACCCTTCCCACCCGATTCGAACAGGTGTATGGTTGTGGTATGTCGCACCTGCAGCAGACCCTCACCGATCAGGTGATCGCCGCTGCCACCACGAGCGAACTCCTGGAGGCGGCGCAGACGCTGCTGCGCGCAGCGTTCGACAAGACCCGCGACGACGCCGACCGCGGACGGGGCGAGGGGTCGGGTCTCTCAGACGACCAGCTGCTCGATCAGGTGCTCGCGACGCAGCAGGTGCAGAACTCTGCCTGGGCGACCCAAACCCTGCGGCTGGAGCAACTCGCGCAGCGTGAATACGACAAGCACCCGCACGACCCGGATATGTGGACGCCGTTGGAGGTGGGTGCCCGGTTGGGGTGGACCGACCGGCAAACCAGTCTGCGACTGACCCAGGCGGTTGAGAGTGTGCGTCACACGCCGCTGCTGCTCGACCGGGCCGGGACTGGGGAGTTGGAGGGACGGAAGGTGGTCGCGGTCAGCGACGCCCTCGCCGATGCGGCCGGCGCGTTGGACACGCCCGGCGAGTCGACGAAGGTCGCAGACGCGATCGAGGCCGACATCCTCGCCAGTGACCCGGAAGCATCCACATCGACCAAACTGCGGCGGCGCACCCAACGCCTCTTGGTGCAGCACGCACCCATCGCAGCCTCCCAAGCGGCAACGGCACGGCGGCGGGACTGCACGAACGTGACCGTCGAACCCCATTGGGAGCCGGGCATGTCCACCCTCACCGCCGTGCTCCCCTCCCTTGACGCCGCGAAACTCATGGCCGCGGTCAACACCCACGCCCGCCTGCTGCACGACTCGACTACTGACAGCAAGAGCCTCGGGGAATGCCGCGTCGACGCCCTGACCGACCTGCTGCTGTCGAACGCGCACGTGACGACCGAATTGGTGCTGCATGTCCCGTTCCACCCGGACACCGCCCGGTCCACCAACACGAGCCCGGGAAACGGCACTGGCGTTGGCGGGGCCGAAGCGCCTGGCCGCCACGGGGCGACGGGCACAGGCGACGCGACGGGCACGGGTGAGACGACCGGCCCAAGTAACGCGACGAGCACGAGCGACGCATCGGGCACGGGCACGGGCGGTGGGGTCGGTGTGCTGGACCGGTCGAGCCTCATTGACGACGCAGCAGCAACCGGCGCGACACCCGGGGCCGTCGGCGCGTGGACGGCGAAGGTGCGACCGCCCGGTCCGCCGAAGGTCATCCTCCCCGTCAACCGGAGGGTCCTCGACCTCGGCAGCTACCGACCGATCAGTGAGGCCGAACGCCAACTCCAAGCGATGTTGTACGAAGCCGCACTCCGCACTGGCACCCGACCACCGCCCGAGCAGATCCGCTCCCAGCAGTTCACACCCAGTGAAGATCCCGCTCCCGCCGCGGACCCGGTGCGTTACCGCCTCGGCGACGTCCAGGTGCCCGGCGTCGGCGTCATCCCCGCCGGCGTGATCCGGGAACTGTCCGGCCTACTTGGAGCGAAGTTCACCCGCGCCCTGGTGAATGCGGAAACCGGGACCGTTGCCGAAACCGGCTGCGAGACCTACACCCCGGGCGCCCGGTTGGCGCGGTTCGTGCGCGCCCGCGACCAGCACTGCCGGTTCCCCGGCTGCACCCGACCCGCGAAGCTCACCGACCTCGACCACGTCACCGCCTACCCGGATGGTCCGACCGCGGCCCACAACCTGCAGTGCCTGTGCCGGCAT
Coding sequences:
- the trmB gene encoding tRNA (guanosine(46)-N7)-methyltransferase TrmB codes for the protein MPPRHHRALAEHGSSYLIDVPMLGEGTLVDPAYRLDVAEAFGRSAPLVVEIGSGGGDCVVHAAQEHPELDFLAVEVWRPGVAQTIAKAVHEDVRNVRLICADAAQALPAMLGDGSVRELWTFFPDPWPKTKHHKRRLVQPEFADRVAALLEPQGVWRLATDWSDYAWQIRDVVEGCPALRNPHAGRLADPGDPEVDPRGDHGGFAPRFDGRVLTRFERKGLRVGRVVRDVEAIRD
- a CDS encoding hotdog fold domain-containing protein codes for the protein MTSTYQLYRRLSARPLGKQVFGIGFMLRAPYFSTVQPQVLEMAPNRAVVRIRKWWGVHNHIGTIHAIAVANGMEAAMGLLAEATVKPGTRWIPKGIELHYLAKVTSAVECIAETDPVDWDKPRPHEVTVRLTGRLGDGTEVVTGHIPIWVTDNPRG
- a CDS encoding LysR family transcriptional regulator, which translates into the protein MSTWPDLSALELLVAVADHGSLSAGARATGMAQPNASRSIARLERHLGVSLLHRSTHGSSLTPAGLLVVDWSRTVMDAAREVVDGARSLAADGTETIVVAASQTVAEHLLPAWLALFRARRPEVRVMVQVHNSQEVVDTLLAGRCDVGFVEGPRPPGGVHHLVVAEDELVLVCSPDHPWSTRSRPVTADELSETPLVTRESGSGTRVALDQALGRPVQPAMELPSNAAVRVSVASGGAPAVLSRLAVDDALAAGSLCEVPVAGLDLRRPLRAVWTGPRRLGGAAADLLAVASRP
- a CDS encoding YeiH family protein, translated to MTSAEGHAAGHAGRGGAAEFDGARVLRALGPLLPGLPITVVIACGATLLGHFFPVVGGPVFGILLGLLAGTAVSWLRDGQVAVGARFAGRAVLQASVVVLGTGLSLTQVLDVGGGSLPVMFGTLAVALGGAYLLGRVLRINTELATLIGVGTGICGASAIAAASAVMRPKQSNVAYAIGTIFTFNIAAVLLFPPLGHLLGLSGHAFGLWSGTAVNDTSSVVAAAYSFGDGAGPYAIVVKLTRSLMIIPIVMVLAVLTAKREAAAQGEQVRIPVRKIVPGFLLGFLAAAALNSAGAIPAGWHDGLTLLGTFLITVALTGIGLGLRPTQLRNAGHRPLLLGALLWVCVAVTSLGLQAVTGTI
- a CDS encoding N-acetylglucosamine kinase; translation: MADRQTAQAGQPSPARTPSPTRTASPGDHAPEDARPDTTLFLTIDAGGTSTRAVVHDSDGRSFGYGVAGSGNPTAVGANAVADAMYSAADEALSQAGAEPVQVGFALAAMAGSRTAAPGVEGGLARLGVTAELTIAGDLEAIFASGTHQLDGAALVSGTGAAAVAVRDGAVARTVDGRGWLLGDVGSGFWIARRVLRAVTAHIDGFGAPTSMTTAVLAGIGQPTDLTDREATAQALVTATYRIGAPGIATFAPIAFAHSETDDTARRIVDEAATGLARTVIALGAPPDPAALVVGGSVLFHQQALRDRLSALLTEHGWTGLTPVADGMTGAVVMSLRAAGYDVSAASHRRITASLAAIRAHSRPTPAGRTST
- a CDS encoding HNH endonuclease signature motif containing protein — its product is MSHLQQTLTDQVIAAATTSELLEAAQTLLRAAFDKTRDDADRGRGEGSGLSDDQLLDQVLATQQVQNSAWATQTLRLEQLAQREYDKHPHDPDMWTPLEVGARLGWTDRQTSLRLTQAVESVRHTPLLLDRAGTGELEGRKVVAVSDALADAAGALDTPGESTKVADAIEADILASDPEASTSTKLRRRTQRLLVQHAPIAASQAATARRRDCTNVTVEPHWEPGMSTLTAVLPSLDAAKLMAAVNTHARLLHDSTTDSKSLGECRVDALTDLLLSNAHVTTELVLHVPFHPDTARSTNTSPGNGTGVGGAEAPGRHGATGTGDATGTGETTGPSNATSTSDASGTGTGGGVGVLDRSSLIDDAAATGATPGAVGAWTAKVRPPGPPKVILPVNRRVLDLGSYRPISEAERQLQAMLYEAALRTGTRPPPEQIRSQQFTPSEDPAPAADPVRYRLGDVQVPGVGVIPAGVIRELSGLLGAKFTRALVNAETGTVAETGCETYTPGARLARFVRARDQHCRFPGCTRPAKLTDLDHVTAYPDGPTAAHNLQCLCRHHHRAKHEAGWTVSMTTDGVCAWTSPAGHTYTTQPAD